The proteins below are encoded in one region of Simkaniaceae bacterium:
- a CDS encoding NTP/NDP exchange transporter produces MSTKSDTNSEFKGLRGILWPIHGFELKKFLPMGLMMMCILFNYTILRDTKDTLVVMSPGGGAECLSFLKLYGVTPAAILFMVVFMKLANVLSRERLFYAVLLPFLVFFGAFGFIIYPNKELLHLGLDTIQSLQARFPNLHWFIPVIGNWSFSMFYILSELWGSVVLSMLFWQFANQITKVNEAKRFYGLFGMLGNVGLLLSGPTIMLTAKYAKTLPTHIDSFGVNLKMLMGAVIVAGIVVVFTYRWMNKNVLTDPNLYEEGQESKKKSKAKLSVMESFRYILKNPYLMMIAVLVLSYGVAINLVEGVWKGQIKIAFPNKNDYNMFMGQFSTWTGAITILLMVIGNNILRRLSWRKAAIITPIMVLVTSSIFFFVVWSGNKSTPFTPLFGSITVVLAAVIVGQIQNVLSKGTKYSLFDSTKQMAYIPLDPEVKVKGQAAVEVVGGRAGKSGGAAIQSTLLALIGGNVSLASLTFILGPLVIIVCLAWTFSVVGLSRRFTNLVNSQKEEEKTKEAATVA; encoded by the coding sequence ATGTCAACTAAATCTGATACCAATTCCGAATTTAAAGGCCTGCGCGGTATTTTGTGGCCGATTCATGGATTCGAATTGAAAAAGTTTCTCCCTATGGGTCTCATGATGATGTGTATTTTATTTAACTACACCATCTTAAGAGACACCAAAGATACTCTTGTCGTAATGTCTCCCGGTGGCGGAGCAGAGTGTCTTTCTTTCCTTAAACTGTACGGGGTGACTCCTGCTGCGATCTTATTTATGGTCGTCTTCATGAAGCTCGCTAACGTCCTTTCGAGAGAGCGGCTTTTTTATGCCGTACTTCTTCCGTTTTTAGTGTTCTTCGGAGCCTTTGGATTCATTATTTATCCAAACAAAGAACTCCTCCACTTAGGATTAGATACGATTCAATCACTCCAAGCCCGTTTTCCTAATCTTCACTGGTTTATTCCCGTGATTGGAAATTGGAGCTTTAGCATGTTCTATATCTTATCCGAGCTCTGGGGAAGTGTTGTTCTTTCAATGCTCTTCTGGCAATTCGCCAACCAAATTACTAAAGTTAACGAAGCAAAACGCTTTTATGGCCTTTTTGGAATGCTCGGAAATGTCGGCCTTCTTTTATCCGGCCCTACGATTATGTTAACAGCTAAGTATGCAAAAACGCTTCCAACTCATATTGACTCTTTTGGCGTCAACCTCAAGATGCTTATGGGAGCTGTCATTGTTGCCGGCATCGTCGTTGTATTCACTTATCGTTGGATGAATAAGAACGTACTTACAGACCCTAACCTTTACGAAGAAGGTCAGGAAAGTAAAAAGAAATCAAAAGCAAAACTTTCCGTTATGGAGAGCTTCCGCTATATCTTGAAAAACCCTTACCTTATGATGATCGCCGTTCTCGTTCTTTCTTACGGTGTTGCGATCAATCTCGTTGAAGGTGTTTGGAAAGGTCAAATTAAGATCGCGTTTCCTAACAAAAACGACTATAACATGTTCATGGGACAATTCTCTACATGGACGGGTGCGATTACAATCCTTCTTATGGTCATAGGAAACAATATCTTGCGCCGACTCAGCTGGCGTAAAGCAGCAATTATCACTCCGATCATGGTTTTAGTCACATCGTCGATCTTCTTCTTCGTTGTTTGGAGCGGTAATAAGAGCACGCCATTCACTCCATTATTTGGAAGCATCACTGTTGTTCTCGCAGCCGTGATCGTCGGGCAGATACAAAACGTTCTTTCAAAAGGAACAAAATACTCGCTATTCGATTCAACAAAGCAAATGGCTTACATCCCACTTGATCCTGAAGTGAAAGTGAAAGGACAAGCCGCTGTTGAAGTCGTTGGAGGCCGTGCCGGTAAATCCGGTGGAGCTGCGATTCAATCAACGCTTCTCGCCCTGATCGGCGGAAACGTCTCTCTTGCGAGCTTGACCTTTATCCTAGGGCCTCTTGTCATTATCGTTTGTTTGGCTTGGACATTCTCAGTCGTCGGCTTAAGCCGCCGATTCACAAACCTTGTCAACTCACAAAAAGAAGAGGAAAAAACAAAAGAAGCGGCAACTGTTGCTTAA
- the lepA gene encoding translation elongation factor 4, with translation MHEYDIEKIRNFSIIAHIDHGKSTIADRLLEITKSVAERDMQEQLLDDMDLERERGITIKAHPVTMYYTTPEGETYQINFIDTPGHVDFSYEVSRSLSAVEGALLVVDASQGVQAQTLANVNLAIDKHLAITPVINKIDLPAADPERIAHEIEELLGIKASSCVKVSAKTGQGIDDVLEEIIYAFPSPKKPETNELKALVFDSHYDNYRGVMAYVRIMSGEIKKKDSILFMQSNKRHEVLEVGVFLPGEKPVDILRAGEVGYVIAGIKDPTIVQIGDTITLADHPAKVPLEGFQKITPVVFAGIYPVDASDFELVRDAFKKLCLNDSALHVEQESSLVLGTGFRCGFLGLLHLEVSFERLQREFDLDIITTAPSVLYKVKLTSGETIDVESPIHFPDPTVIECIHEPLVLSTIITPPDYLGNIMSLGNEKRGELLHTETIDSNRLMLKFRFPLNEIITDFNDKLKSMTQGYASFDFKADGYEKGDIVKLEIRVNEEPVDAFSTLVHRSKAESKGRAICEKLAEVIPRQQFKVPIQAAIGGKIVARETLSALSKNVTAKCYGGDITRKRKLWEKQKEGKKKMKEIGKVNIPQSAFIKILKST, from the coding sequence GTGCACGAATACGATATAGAAAAAATTCGAAATTTTTCGATTATTGCCCACATTGATCACGGCAAATCAACCATTGCAGACCGATTACTGGAAATCACCAAATCCGTTGCCGAACGCGATATGCAAGAACAACTTCTTGATGATATGGACCTCGAGCGCGAGCGCGGCATTACCATTAAGGCCCACCCCGTGACGATGTACTATACAACACCCGAAGGTGAAACCTATCAAATCAACTTTATTGACACTCCCGGCCATGTGGATTTTAGCTATGAAGTCTCTCGCTCGCTTTCAGCTGTAGAAGGAGCCCTTCTCGTCGTCGATGCCTCCCAAGGAGTCCAAGCCCAAACCCTGGCAAACGTCAACTTAGCCATCGATAAACATTTAGCCATTACACCTGTCATCAATAAAATCGATCTCCCCGCTGCAGATCCCGAGCGGATTGCACATGAAATCGAGGAGCTCCTAGGCATCAAAGCATCTAGTTGCGTCAAAGTCTCAGCAAAGACCGGCCAAGGCATTGATGACGTATTAGAAGAGATTATTTACGCATTCCCTTCCCCTAAAAAACCTGAGACAAATGAGCTCAAAGCGCTTGTTTTTGATTCTCATTATGATAATTATCGGGGAGTCATGGCTTATGTACGCATCATGAGCGGTGAAATTAAAAAGAAAGACTCTATTTTATTTATGCAATCGAACAAACGCCATGAAGTGTTAGAAGTAGGAGTCTTCTTACCCGGAGAAAAACCTGTCGATATTCTTCGCGCCGGTGAGGTTGGCTATGTGATAGCCGGGATTAAAGATCCGACGATTGTTCAAATTGGGGATACGATAACCCTTGCCGATCATCCGGCCAAGGTTCCATTAGAGGGCTTTCAAAAAATCACACCCGTTGTCTTTGCAGGGATCTATCCTGTTGATGCCTCAGACTTTGAGCTGGTGCGCGATGCCTTCAAAAAACTTTGCCTTAATGATTCTGCCCTCCATGTTGAACAAGAGAGCAGCCTCGTCTTAGGAACGGGCTTTAGATGTGGCTTTTTAGGTCTTCTTCACTTAGAAGTTTCTTTTGAGCGGCTACAGCGCGAATTTGATCTTGATATTATCACCACTGCCCCCAGTGTTCTCTATAAAGTGAAACTTACAAGTGGGGAAACCATCGATGTTGAAAGCCCCATTCATTTCCCTGATCCAACGGTGATCGAGTGCATTCATGAACCCCTGGTTTTATCGACAATTATCACACCGCCGGACTACCTGGGAAATATTATGAGTCTAGGCAATGAAAAAAGAGGAGAGCTCTTACATACCGAAACAATTGATTCCAATCGCCTCATGCTTAAATTCCGCTTTCCTCTCAATGAGATCATTACCGATTTCAATGACAAGCTCAAATCAATGACACAAGGCTACGCCTCATTTGATTTTAAGGCCGATGGGTATGAAAAAGGCGATATCGTCAAACTCGAGATTCGCGTGAATGAAGAACCTGTCGATGCATTTTCAACTCTCGTTCACCGCTCAAAAGCAGAAAGCAAAGGACGCGCGATTTGTGAAAAACTTGCAGAAGTAATCCCTCGCCAACAATTTAAAGTGCCGATCCAAGCCGCGATTGGTGGAAAAATTGTCGCTAGAGAAACCCTCTCAGCCCTCTCTAAAAATGTGACGGCCAAATGCTATGGCGGAGATATTACGCGTAAACGCAAACTGTGGGAAAAGCAAAAAGAAGGAAAGAAAAAGATGAAAGAAATTGGCAAGGTTAATATCCCCCAATCAGCTTTCATCAAAATCCTCAAATCCACCTAA
- a CDS encoding zinc ABC transporter substrate-binding protein has product MRNNYLRVFVFITVISLSVFFMGCSKNKRQDSSLDQWMKESQKVKVLSTTAIVNDLVANVGKEHINPIVLIPGSADPHSYELVKGDDEKLSRADVIFYNGLGLEHGASIYYALSHAPHAVSLGDALLDRYFDQLIYVDQIVDPHIWMNINLWMQTVDFIVDKLSEIDLDHAADYKANGEKLKEDLMLLDRQIFLQMQSIPSKKRYLVTSHDAFNYFACRYMATPEEMQNGTWGDRFQAPEGLAPDGQLGVHDIEKVLDHIAKYEIEFLFPESNVSLDSLKKIHAVAKSKGLTIHFSKTPLFGDSMSGGGEEAGSYVEMMRHNAKVIESFLNQSEGLNGALVDINR; this is encoded by the coding sequence ATGCGGAACAATTATCTTAGAGTTTTTGTATTCATAACGGTGATCTCTTTATCTGTCTTTTTCATGGGATGCTCGAAAAATAAGCGACAAGATTCGAGTTTGGATCAGTGGATGAAAGAGTCGCAAAAAGTGAAAGTGCTTTCAACAACAGCAATTGTCAATGATTTGGTTGCTAATGTGGGAAAAGAACATATTAATCCGATTGTATTGATTCCGGGAAGTGCCGATCCTCATAGTTATGAGCTGGTGAAGGGAGATGATGAAAAGCTCTCCCGGGCCGATGTGATTTTTTATAATGGTTTGGGACTAGAGCATGGAGCTTCGATTTATTATGCCCTATCTCATGCTCCTCATGCAGTCAGCCTCGGAGATGCTCTACTCGATCGTTATTTTGATCAGCTGATCTATGTCGATCAAATTGTCGATCCCCATATTTGGATGAATATCAATTTATGGATGCAGACAGTTGATTTTATTGTCGATAAATTATCTGAGATCGATCTCGATCATGCCGCTGACTACAAAGCAAATGGAGAGAAGTTAAAAGAGGATCTCATGCTGCTCGATCGTCAGATTTTTCTTCAAATGCAATCGATTCCTTCCAAGAAGCGTTATTTGGTCACCAGTCATGATGCTTTTAATTATTTTGCCTGCCGTTATATGGCAACACCCGAAGAGATGCAAAATGGCACATGGGGGGATCGCTTTCAAGCGCCTGAAGGACTTGCTCCGGATGGACAGTTAGGGGTGCATGACATTGAAAAAGTTCTGGATCATATTGCTAAATACGAAATTGAATTTTTATTTCCCGAATCCAATGTGAGCTTAGATTCTTTGAAAAAAATCCATGCGGTTGCAAAGAGTAAAGGCCTGACTATTCACTTCTCAAAAACACCCCTATTTGGCGATTCCATGTCGGGTGGAGGCGAAGAGGCCGGGAGCTATGTAGAAATGATGCGGCACAATGCAAAAGTGATTGAAAGCTTTTTAAATCAATCAGAAGGATTGAACGGAGCATTAGTCGATATTAACCGTTAA
- a CDS encoding P-loop NTPase — protein MSLKRFEESPLTGVQKCIGIMAGKGGVGKSTLTVNLAHALRLLDYKVGILDADIYGPSIKKMLNISGAPHTENGKIVPVESKNGIKVMSLALFKQGEMNNAVRAPIANSIIAQFIHDVDWGELDFLLIDFPPGTGDIQLTLMQQIQFSGALLISMPQMVSICDVEKALQMAKGMEIPILGVVENMSYFQDEENRIFGKSHIHLLETPLLGKIPLDPVICSCADRGESLFDVAPESVSANIFLNLAELLDHSEAETAQMITEIKLIDCYTFTLRFNDGKIFEYRMGDLQKICPCARCKNKERKVDPQVSAAMVKNVGRYAMKIDFTSGCRNGIFSYRFLRNYAEQLS, from the coding sequence ATGAGTTTAAAACGTTTTGAAGAATCCCCTTTAACGGGAGTTCAAAAATGTATTGGTATTATGGCGGGAAAAGGTGGCGTCGGGAAATCAACCCTTACGGTCAATTTGGCCCATGCCCTTCGTCTGCTTGATTATAAGGTAGGGATTCTAGATGCCGATATTTATGGCCCTTCGATAAAAAAAATGTTGAATATTTCAGGCGCTCCTCACACTGAAAATGGCAAGATCGTTCCCGTAGAGTCAAAAAATGGGATTAAAGTGATGTCCCTTGCCCTTTTTAAGCAGGGGGAGATGAATAATGCGGTGAGAGCCCCCATTGCTAATTCCATTATTGCCCAATTCATTCATGATGTCGATTGGGGAGAGCTCGATTTTTTGCTTATCGATTTTCCTCCTGGAACGGGGGATATTCAATTGACCCTTATGCAGCAAATTCAGTTTAGCGGTGCATTATTAATCTCGATGCCCCAAATGGTCTCGATTTGCGATGTCGAAAAAGCGCTTCAAATGGCTAAGGGAATGGAAATACCCATTTTAGGTGTCGTTGAAAATATGAGTTACTTCCAAGATGAGGAAAATCGCATTTTCGGAAAGAGCCATATCCACCTTCTTGAAACGCCTCTCTTAGGGAAAATCCCTCTAGATCCTGTGATCTGTTCTTGTGCGGATCGGGGGGAATCATTATTTGATGTTGCTCCCGAATCCGTTAGTGCAAATATTTTTTTAAATCTTGCGGAGCTGCTCGATCATAGTGAAGCTGAAACGGCTCAAATGATTACTGAAATTAAACTCATAGACTGCTATACTTTCACTTTGCGTTTTAATGATGGAAAAATATTTGAATATCGCATGGGCGATCTTCAGAAAATTTGCCCTTGCGCCAGGTGTAAAAATAAAGAGAGAAAAGTCGATCCCCAAGTGAGTGCCGCAATGGTTAAAAATGTGGGGCGTTATGCGATGAAAATCGATTTTACATCCGGATGCCGCAATGGGATATTTTCCTATCGCTTTTTGAGGAATTATGCGGAACAATTATCTTAG